The Tardiphaga alba genome includes a window with the following:
- a CDS encoding alpha-hydroxy acid oxidase, which yields MKHITCIEDLRLEHKRNVPKAFFDYVDHGSYSEDTFRANTEDLQKLKFRQRILVDIDRRDTSTTILGEKATMPLICAPVGSTGMQYGDGEIHACRAAQAFGIPYTLSTMSINSIEDLAENVEKPFWFQLYVMKDRGFIKELIERAIKAKCSALVLTVDLQVIGQRHADIKNGLSVPPQIYNLKNMIDFVSHPAWLMRTLQAKRRNFGNIAGFVKNTDDLESVSQWTASQFDATLNWKDLDWIRSIWPGKIIIKGIHDIEDAREAVKVGAQAMVVSNHGGRQLDGAPSSISVLPGIVDAVGSEIEVMFDSGIRSGQDIMRALALGAKSCMIGRAYVYGLGAYGGPGVTKALDILRNELSTTMGLCGVNDIAGISKRVLVQ from the coding sequence ATGAAGCATATCACCTGCATCGAAGATCTTCGTCTTGAACATAAGCGCAATGTGCCGAAGGCCTTCTTCGATTACGTCGATCACGGCTCCTATAGCGAAGACACGTTTCGCGCCAATACCGAAGACCTGCAGAAGCTGAAATTCCGCCAGCGCATTCTTGTCGACATCGACAGGCGCGACACCTCGACGACGATCCTCGGCGAGAAGGCGACGATGCCTTTGATCTGCGCGCCGGTCGGCTCCACCGGCATGCAGTATGGCGACGGCGAGATCCACGCCTGCCGCGCCGCGCAGGCGTTCGGCATCCCCTACACGCTGTCCACGATGTCGATCAATTCGATCGAGGACCTCGCCGAGAATGTCGAGAAGCCGTTCTGGTTTCAGCTCTATGTGATGAAAGACCGCGGCTTCATCAAGGAGCTGATCGAGCGCGCCATCAAGGCCAAGTGTAGCGCCTTGGTGCTGACGGTGGACCTGCAGGTGATCGGCCAGCGCCATGCGGACATCAAGAACGGCCTGTCGGTGCCGCCGCAGATCTACAATCTCAAGAACATGATCGACTTCGTCAGCCATCCCGCCTGGCTGATGCGCACACTGCAGGCCAAGCGCCGCAACTTCGGCAATATCGCCGGCTTCGTGAAGAACACCGACGATCTCGAGTCGGTGTCGCAATGGACGGCATCGCAGTTCGACGCCACGCTGAACTGGAAGGATCTCGACTGGATCCGCAGCATCTGGCCCGGCAAGATCATCATCAAGGGCATCCACGACATCGAGGATGCGCGCGAGGCCGTGAAGGTCGGTGCGCAGGCGATGGTGGTCTCGAACCATGGCGGCCGCCAGCTCGATGGCGCACCGTCATCGATCTCGGTTCTGCCGGGGATCGTCGATGCGGTCGGCTCGGAAATCGAGGTGATGTTCGACAGCGGCATCCGCTCCGGCCAGGACATCATGCGCGCGCTCGCGCTCGGCGCGAAGTCGTGCATGATCGGCCGCGCCTATGTCTACGGCCTCGGCGCCTATGGCGGCCCCGGCGTGACCAAGGCGCTGGACATCCTGCGCAACGAACTCAGCACCACCATGGGCCTGTGCGGCGTCAACGACATCGCCGGCATCAGCAAGCGCGTATTGGTGCAGTAG
- a CDS encoding DUF5666 domain-containing protein, whose product MVQVISTSARLLAGTVLAASLTISAASAQQPQPSNIRGSIESVDGAVLNIKARNGGERKVRMSDNVTVTGITKAALSDIKSGDYVGVTGMPQADGTQKAIAIHIFPESMRGLAEGSRPWDLKPNSSMTNATVDQKVEAKDGQTLTVKYKDGEKKVTVEPSTPIVTFVPGNKSELKPGAQVIIIGAKKAADGSFETARVNVGLDGLTPPM is encoded by the coding sequence ATGGTTCAAGTTATCTCGACTTCGGCACGTCTGCTGGCGGGCACCGTGCTTGCCGCGTCTCTCACGATCTCCGCCGCGTCGGCGCAGCAGCCGCAGCCTTCGAATATTCGCGGATCGATCGAGAGCGTCGATGGTGCCGTGCTGAACATCAAGGCGCGCAACGGCGGCGAGCGCAAGGTTCGCATGTCCGACAATGTCACGGTCACGGGCATCACCAAGGCGGCGCTGTCCGATATCAAGAGCGGCGACTATGTGGGCGTCACCGGCATGCCTCAGGCCGATGGCACGCAGAAGGCGATCGCGATCCATATTTTTCCGGAGTCGATGCGCGGTCTCGCCGAGGGCTCACGGCCATGGGATCTCAAGCCGAATAGCAGCATGACCAATGCCACCGTCGATCAGAAGGTCGAGGCGAAGGACGGTCAGACACTGACGGTGAAATACAAGGACGGCGAGAAGAAAGTCACCGTCGAGCCGAGCACGCCGATCGTGACCTTCGTGCCCGGCAACAAGAGCGAGCTGAAGCCCGGCGCACAAGTGATCATCATCGGCGCGAAGAAAGCCGCCGATGGCAGCTTCGAGACCGCGCGCGTGAATGTCGGGCTGGATGGCCTGACGCCGCCGATGTGA
- a CDS encoding shikimate dehydrogenase yields the protein MSDEAKPRGACLIGWPAAHSRSPLIHHHWLRHLGIEGGYTIESVPPEEVADFVMNLSRRGYIGANVTIPHKERVLKLTAPDRRARAVGAANTLWYDHGTLRATNTDVEGFIDNLDHSAPDWDQADDALVLGAGGSSRAVVFGLLDRGIKHVYVANRSIERAQELAKLFGERVVPIGWDAVPSTLPQASLLVNTTSLGMKGQPDLVIDLAALPDQAVVADLVYVPLETPLLAAARARGLRTADGLGMLLYQAVRGFELWFGQRPEVTPELRAEVEADLLASLSQ from the coding sequence ATGTCTGACGAAGCGAAGCCCCGTGGAGCTTGCCTGATCGGGTGGCCGGCTGCTCACTCGCGCTCGCCGCTGATCCACCATCACTGGCTGCGCCATCTCGGAATCGAGGGCGGCTACACCATCGAGTCCGTGCCGCCGGAAGAGGTTGCCGACTTCGTGATGAACCTGTCGCGGCGCGGCTATATCGGCGCCAATGTCACTATTCCGCACAAGGAGCGCGTGCTGAAGCTGACGGCGCCGGATCGTCGGGCGCGTGCGGTCGGTGCGGCCAACACGCTGTGGTACGATCACGGCACACTGCGTGCGACCAATACCGATGTCGAAGGTTTCATCGACAATCTCGATCACAGCGCGCCGGACTGGGACCAGGCCGATGATGCGCTGGTGCTTGGCGCGGGCGGATCGTCGCGTGCGGTCGTGTTCGGTTTGCTGGATCGTGGCATCAAGCATGTCTATGTCGCCAATCGCAGTATCGAACGCGCGCAGGAGCTCGCAAAGCTGTTCGGCGAGCGTGTGGTCCCGATCGGCTGGGATGCCGTCCCCAGCACGCTGCCGCAGGCGTCGCTCCTGGTGAACACGACATCGCTCGGCATGAAGGGGCAACCGGATCTCGTCATCGATCTCGCTGCGCTGCCGGATCAGGCCGTGGTGGCCGATCTCGTTTATGTTCCGCTGGAGACGCCGCTGCTGGCAGCCGCTCGTGCACGTGGCCTGCGCACGGCGGATGGTCTCGGCATGCTGCTGTATCAGGCGGTGCGTGGTTTTGAGCTGTGGTTCGGTCAGCGCCCGGAAGTGACGCCGGAACTCCGCGCCGAGGTGGAAGCGGATCTCCTGGCATCGCTCTCACAGTGA
- a CDS encoding YoaK family protein, which yields MLTVKSNLALACALSALAGYVDGIGFIHLGGLFVSFMSGNSTRLGVMIAELDWPKALEALKLIGLFVLGAGLGNFVGYGRGKHRQWMLLLTEAALLFAGAIAYQLDAPDITIMAIVLAMGLENAMFQTDGTAGIALTYMTGTLVRIGQLLAVALQGGPRWAWIPNLLLWSAMVAGAVIGTLVYLRFALAAVWFAAGAALLIAAITALAAWRQPAR from the coding sequence ATGCTGACGGTGAAGAGCAATCTCGCGCTGGCTTGTGCCTTGAGCGCGCTGGCCGGCTATGTCGATGGCATCGGTTTCATTCATCTCGGTGGGCTGTTCGTCTCCTTCATGAGCGGCAATTCCACCCGCTTGGGGGTGATGATCGCCGAGCTGGACTGGCCCAAGGCGCTTGAAGCGCTGAAGCTGATCGGGCTGTTCGTACTGGGGGCCGGGCTTGGCAATTTCGTGGGTTATGGCCGCGGCAAGCATCGGCAATGGATGCTGTTGCTGACGGAGGCCGCGCTGCTTTTCGCAGGCGCGATCGCCTATCAACTCGATGCACCCGACATCACCATCATGGCCATCGTGCTGGCCATGGGCCTGGAAAATGCGATGTTTCAGACCGACGGGACCGCCGGCATCGCGCTGACTTACATGACCGGCACCCTGGTGCGAATCGGACAGTTGCTCGCTGTCGCACTGCAAGGTGGCCCACGCTGGGCGTGGATCCCCAATCTGCTGTTGTGGAGCGCCATGGTTGCCGGCGCCGTCATTGGCACGTTGGTTTATCTTCGCTTCGCGCTCGCGGCTGTCTGGTTTGCTGCAGGCGCTGCCTTGTTGATCGCTGCGATCACCGCTCTTGCGGCATGGCGCCAGCCTGCCCGATGA
- a CDS encoding BrnT family toxin → MKITYDPAKCQTAVEERGIHFADAAIVFEGPSINLEDRRRDYGERRFQTIGFLAGRMVMVVWTPRGEARHVMSMRKCNAREKAIYQKRFDEA, encoded by the coding sequence GTGAAGATCACCTACGATCCCGCGAAGTGCCAGACGGCCGTTGAGGAGCGAGGGATACACTTCGCCGACGCCGCGATCGTGTTCGAAGGACCGTCCATCAATCTGGAAGATCGACGCCGTGACTATGGTGAGCGGCGCTTTCAGACCATTGGGTTCCTGGCCGGCCGCATGGTGATGGTGGTGTGGACACCGCGTGGCGAAGCGCGGCACGTCATGTCGATGAGAAAATGCAATGCCCGTGAAAAAGCGATCTATCAAAAGCGATTTGACGAAGCTTGA
- a CDS encoding BrnA antitoxin family protein yields the protein MTKLDAHEITDAEYDDAPELTEEMLDRAEIRHGDTVIKRGRPPLAQPKEAIKLRIDQDILAAYRKTGSGWQTRINADLRKAAKKLAG from the coding sequence TTGACGAAGCTTGATGCACACGAGATCACCGATGCGGAGTACGACGACGCACCGGAACTGACCGAAGAGATGCTCGACCGCGCGGAAATCCGGCACGGCGACACGGTCATCAAGCGTGGTCGACCGCCTTTGGCGCAGCCGAAGGAAGCGATCAAGCTGCGCATCGATCAGGACATCCTTGCCGCTTATCGCAAGACAGGCAGCGGCTGGCAGACGCGCATCAATGCGGATCTGCGCAAGGCGGCGAAGAAACTCGCTGGTTAG
- a CDS encoding P-loop NTPase family protein, whose translation MTDLDRVHWQDEVTVKRDEQVAAAMVAELAAQPRWIIEGVYGWLVAVALRNATTLIWLDMPWKVCLAGLNERGPWKGAATAAHEAFLDWAKAYRERTNSTSFAGHQSLFDGFAGAKLRLVTRDEVADFLTKSAKS comes from the coding sequence TTGACCGATCTCGACCGCGTCCACTGGCAGGATGAAGTGACGGTGAAGCGTGATGAGCAGGTTGCCGCAGCGATGGTGGCCGAGCTTGCCGCGCAGCCGCGCTGGATCATCGAAGGGGTCTATGGCTGGCTCGTTGCCGTGGCTCTTCGGAATGCGACCACGCTCATCTGGCTGGACATGCCGTGGAAGGTTTGTCTTGCCGGCCTGAACGAGCGCGGCCCGTGGAAGGGCGCGGCAACTGCTGCGCATGAGGCCTTTCTTGATTGGGCTAAAGCCTATCGGGAGCGCACGAACTCGACGTCGTTTGCGGGCCACCAGTCGCTGTTCGATGGCTTTGCGGGTGCCAAATTGAGATTGGTGACACGCGACGAGGTCGCGGACTTCCTGACCAAATCGGCGAAATCCTAA
- a CDS encoding elongation factor G — MGHDPGHDLKSPPHPFKSGGPRCIALVGPFQSGKTSLLEAILARTGAIPKAGTVEAGTSVGDATAEARAHKMGVGLTTTTTSFMGDNYTFIDCPGSVEFAHDMRAALPVVDAAVIVCEPDERKLPQLQLIMRELENLGIPRFLFLNKIDRAHRRVRETLAMLQPASRVPLVLRQIPIWNGDLVAGFVDLALERAFVYREHKASEVVALDGSDLDREKEARFSMLEKLADHDDALMEQLLDDIPPPADAVFDDLARELREGLICPVLIGSAIRENGVLRLMKALRHEAPGVADTAKRLGIGDAKDALAYVLKTSHLQHGGKLSYARILRGRIEDGATVMACSGDSARVSGILALTQGGDAKRSNAEAGETVALGKLDPVKTGDMLATGKVAPEVLTVAQPASPVLAMALASIDRKDDVKLGQALQRLTEEDPSLSTVHNAQTHDVVLWGQGEMHLRVAMERLRDRFGINVKSHPPAIGYQETIRKPVTLRGKHKKQSGGHGQFGDVVLEIGPQSRGSGFAFQDKVVGGAVPRNYIPAVEEGVVDGLARGPLGFPVVDVKVTLTDGSYHSVDSSDQAFRTAARAGVTEALPQCQPVLLEPIHAVEIVCPSEATAKINAILSGRRGQILGFDTREGWPGWDVVRAQLPEAEIGDLIVELRSATAGAGGFTRSFDRMAEVNGRTADQIVAAHRVAA, encoded by the coding sequence ATGGGACACGATCCCGGACACGACCTGAAAAGTCCCCCACACCCTTTTAAATCCGGCGGTCCACGATGCATCGCACTCGTGGGCCCTTTTCAGAGCGGAAAAACCTCACTTCTTGAAGCGATCCTCGCGCGCACCGGAGCCATCCCGAAAGCGGGCACGGTCGAAGCCGGCACCAGCGTCGGCGATGCCACGGCCGAAGCGCGCGCGCACAAGATGGGTGTTGGTCTCACCACCACGACCACCTCGTTCATGGGAGACAACTACACATTCATCGATTGCCCCGGCTCCGTCGAATTCGCGCATGACATGCGCGCTGCGCTGCCGGTCGTGGATGCGGCGGTCATCGTCTGCGAACCGGACGAACGCAAGCTTCCGCAATTGCAACTGATCATGCGCGAGTTGGAAAATCTGGGCATTCCGCGCTTCCTGTTCCTCAACAAGATCGATCGCGCGCATCGGCGCGTCCGCGAGACGCTGGCGATGCTGCAGCCGGCCTCGCGCGTGCCGCTGGTGCTGCGGCAGATTCCGATCTGGAACGGCGATCTCGTTGCCGGCTTCGTCGATCTCGCGCTGGAGCGCGCCTTTGTCTATCGCGAGCACAAGGCGTCCGAGGTCGTCGCACTCGACGGCAGCGATCTCGACCGCGAGAAGGAAGCGCGCTTCTCGATGCTGGAGAAGCTCGCCGATCACGATGATGCGCTGATGGAGCAACTGCTCGACGACATTCCGCCGCCAGCAGATGCAGTGTTCGACGATCTGGCGCGCGAACTGCGCGAAGGTCTGATTTGCCCCGTGCTGATCGGCTCGGCGATCCGCGAGAACGGCGTGCTGCGTCTGATGAAGGCACTGCGCCACGAAGCGCCGGGCGTTGCGGACACGGCGAAGCGTCTCGGCATCGGCGACGCCAAGGATGCGCTGGCCTATGTGCTGAAAACAAGCCACCTGCAGCATGGCGGCAAGCTGTCTTATGCGCGGATATTGCGCGGACGTATCGAGGACGGCGCGACGGTGATGGCCTGCTCCGGCGACAGCGCGCGCGTCTCTGGCATTCTGGCGCTGACGCAGGGCGGCGACGCCAAGCGCAGCAATGCGGAGGCCGGCGAGACGGTTGCGCTCGGCAAGCTCGATCCCGTGAAGACCGGCGACATGCTCGCAACCGGGAAAGTTGCGCCCGAGGTTCTCACAGTCGCTCAGCCGGCATCGCCGGTGCTGGCGATGGCGCTCGCCTCCATCGATCGCAAGGACGATGTGAAGCTCGGCCAGGCGCTGCAGAGATTGACCGAGGAAGACCCCTCGCTCAGCACCGTGCACAATGCGCAGACCCATGATGTGGTGTTGTGGGGGCAGGGCGAGATGCATCTACGAGTCGCCATGGAGCGGCTACGTGATCGCTTCGGCATCAATGTGAAGTCGCATCCACCTGCCATCGGCTATCAGGAGACGATCCGCAAGCCGGTGACCTTGCGGGGCAAGCACAAGAAGCAATCCGGCGGCCACGGTCAGTTCGGTGACGTCGTGCTCGAGATCGGTCCGCAGTCGCGGGGATCCGGCTTTGCGTTTCAGGACAAGGTGGTCGGTGGCGCGGTGCCGCGCAACTACATTCCCGCGGTGGAAGAGGGCGTCGTCGACGGTCTCGCGCGCGGGCCGCTCGGCTTTCCGGTCGTGGACGTCAAGGTGACGCTCACCGACGGCTCCTATCACAGCGTGGACTCGTCCGATCAGGCGTTTCGCACGGCAGCGCGGGCCGGCGTCACGGAAGCGCTTCCGCAGTGCCAGCCGGTGCTGCTGGAGCCCATCCATGCGGTCGAGATCGTCTGTCCGAGCGAGGCGACGGCGAAGATCAATGCCATCCTCTCCGGTCGCCGCGGGCAGATCCTCGGCTTCGACACGCGAGAGGGGTGGCCGGGCTGGGATGTCGTCCGCGCGCAATTGCCGGAAGCGGAAATCGGCGATCTGATCGTCGAACTGCGTTCGGCCACGGCAGGCGCCGGCGGCTTCACCCGCAGCTTCGACCGCATGGCCGAAGTCAACGGTCGGACGGCCGATCAGATCGTTGCAGCGCATCGCGTGGCAGCGTAA
- a CDS encoding DUF992 domain-containing protein produces MIRLSLLLGLAASTLVAVGAQAQQPVQVGVLNCRGGASVGFIVGSVTNLGCVLTGTGRPDQPYVATIRKVGLDIGITRETALAWAVFAPVNYLGQGDISGNYAGAQGSASFGVGLGANVLVGGSQNSIALQPLSLQGSTGINIAAGLESLELRPGR; encoded by the coding sequence ATGATCCGTCTCTCGCTTCTTCTCGGGCTTGCTGCCTCGACACTCGTCGCCGTCGGCGCGCAGGCACAACAGCCTGTCCAGGTCGGTGTCCTCAACTGCCGTGGCGGTGCCAGTGTCGGCTTCATCGTCGGCTCGGTGACCAATCTCGGCTGCGTCCTCACCGGCACCGGCCGGCCGGATCAACCTTATGTCGCGACCATCCGCAAGGTCGGGCTCGATATCGGCATCACGCGGGAGACCGCTCTGGCATGGGCCGTGTTCGCGCCGGTGAACTATTTGGGACAGGGCGACATTTCGGGTAATTATGCGGGTGCGCAGGGCTCGGCATCGTTCGGCGTCGGCCTCGGTGCCAATGTGCTGGTCGGTGGTTCGCAGAACTCGATCGCCTTGCAGCCGCTCAGCCTGCAGGGCTCGACCGGCATCAATATCGCAGCCGGTCTCGAGAGCCTGGAACTGCGACCGGGCCGCTAA
- a CDS encoding DUF992 domain-containing protein — protein sequence MRLSKMFGLAAVTLAASVATANAQQPRQVQVGVLECRGGQNVGYVLGSNAHLNCVFQSAGGRAEGYVANIRRFGIDLGFTDNTTVQWAIYAPTTRVPRGGLAGQYGGVGTNASVGVGFGGNFLVGGPNNLYGLQPVSVQGQVGLNVASGIVQLDLESTGPLSGHRYKKQRRHRH from the coding sequence ATGCGACTTTCCAAGATGTTCGGCCTTGCGGCCGTGACGCTCGCGGCGTCGGTTGCGACCGCGAACGCCCAGCAGCCTCGCCAGGTGCAGGTTGGTGTTCTCGAGTGCCGCGGCGGCCAGAACGTCGGCTACGTGCTCGGCTCGAACGCACATCTGAACTGCGTTTTCCAGAGCGCCGGTGGCCGTGCTGAAGGTTACGTCGCCAATATCCGCCGCTTCGGCATCGATCTCGGCTTCACCGACAACACCACCGTTCAGTGGGCGATCTACGCTCCGACCACCCGCGTGCCGCGCGGCGGTCTCGCCGGTCAGTACGGCGGCGTCGGCACCAACGCCTCGGTTGGCGTCGGTTTCGGCGGCAACTTCCTCGTCGGCGGCCCGAACAACCTGTACGGCCTGCAGCCGGTTTCGGTGCAGGGCCAGGTCGGCCTGAACGTCGCCAGCGGCATCGTGCAGCTCGACCTCGAATCGACCGGCCCGCTCAGCGGTCACCGCTACAAGAAGCAGCGCCGTCATCGCCACTAA